The DNA region AACTTCCACGCAGATCCGGCAGGTTGTATTCGAAGGCAACATCAATGAGGACCTCCGCCAGAAAATACCAAGAACCGGAACGCCAATGAATCAAGTTCGTATTTTTACCGATCCATCCGATGCCTGCTTTCTGTGCGTACTCCCTTTCAATAATAGGCGCGGTATCAACACATACGCGGGTTCGTAATTCAGTTTCAGCCGTCTGTTTAATAAAAGTAACAAGTTTTAAAAGGCGTTCACGAATAAGTTCGTGATAATCATCACCCCACGCGTAGCGGGAGATCTGGCCCCGTCCGGGATCTTGTGTCAGTGCCTCTGATGGATCAAGTGTATAATAATTCATGGCGAGACTAATAACAGATTTCGCCTCTGCCAACAATCGCCGGACATCTGTCTTAAGCGGGAGATGCTTTTCAAGATAACGCATCTCCCCGGCGTACCCGCTTTCTATCCACTGCTGATACCGTGTGATCGTTTCACTGTGCGCTGCGGGTGTAATTCCGACGAGTTCAAATCCAAGTTCGTTGGCGCGCGCATGAATTTGCTTTTTAATTTTTCCTTGCGGATTTTTAATTTTTCCTTGCGGATCGGTGAGGTGAGTTTGGATTTTCAAGCACCTCTCCGTATATCCGCCCTCCGCTACGCTTACGGGCTACAGGTTTGGGTTAGTCAAGCAGAATAAATTAAAAAGTTCCGCGTGGATAGGATCCGAGAACATTGACGTTCCGACACAATTCCTCAAGTTGCTCAATCGCGATGATGACGCGTTCTTCAGCAATATGCCCTTCCATCTCAGTAAAGAAGATATATTCCCAGGGTTTGGCTCGGGACGGCAAAGATTCTAAATAACTCAGATTCAATTGTGCCTGTTCTAAAATACCCAAGGCTTGGTGTAGTGCGCCAACCTTGTCCGGAATTGCGAAAAACAGGGCAGTCCGATCATGTCCGCTCGGATCTGGAATATGCTTTCCGATGACAAAGAAGCGGGTTGTGTTATCAGGTTCATCCATAATCGAGTTTGCGATGATTGGAACCTCATAAAGTTCACTTGCGAGTTCACTTGCAATGGCAGCTGCTGACGGCTCTTGCGCGGCGCGCTGTGCTGCCTCCGATGTACTCACAACCTCGATCTGCTCAGCACCACTGAGATGCTGCCTTAACCATGTCTTACATTGTGCGAAAGGTTGTGGATGTGAATAGATACACCGAACTTCCGCGAGCGGTGACCTTGATAAAAGGTGCTGTTTTATCGGTTGGAATGTCTCTGCACAAATCCACAACGGTGTCCGTTGAAAGCGTTCTAAAACATCACGAACAGTGCCGTGCGCTGAATTTTCAATAGCCACCACCCCGTAGTCCGCCCTCCCCGCTTCAACCTCAGTAAAAATTTCAACCTGTGGGTGAACAGGGATAAACTCAGTTGATGTACCGAAATGAGAGAGAGCCGCCAAGTGCCCGAAACTGCCAACCGGTCCGAGGAACGCCACTCTCTCCAGATCTTGCAAGGAACGGGACGCAGATAAAATCTCGGTCCAGATCGTTTCAAGTGCGGCTTCAGGGAACTTCCCCTGATTCCGTTTCTTCAAACGTTCAATAATCTGCTTCTGCCGATGCGGAACATAGACCTCCGCAATGCCTGTTTCAGCCTTCACGGCACCGACCCGCTTGGAAATCTCAGCGCGCTTCTGTAGCAATCCTAAAATTTGGTCGTCAATCTCGTTAATCTGGTCTCGGTACTTTGTTAAATCCAATTTTTAAATTTTCCTTATGGATAGATATCGCGATCTGTGCAATAACGGTTTCCGTGTTCGAGGCGCCCGCGCCGATGTTGCGGGCTTGTGCCTTCTCACAGATATTACAAAACCCGCCCTCCATTACATGACGGGCTATATGAACAAAATTTATCAATCATCAGTTATCAGTTATCAGTCACGAGAGGTAACTTCTAACCGAAAACTGACGACTGACCGTTATTCAGTTAGCTATCCAATTTCTTCATAGCTGCAATCATTTCCTCGTCTGAGGGGTTATTTTTCACCATTTCAGTAAAGGCCTCAGCACTTATCTCGTGTTCCTCCAGGAACATCTTATCCTGCGGTCACGGGTAGATATACTCACCGAGGATCCCCTGCAGTTTTGCATTGGCTTTATCACTGATTCTGGCTAACCATGGTATATCTCCAATAATCATGTCTCGGTGCCGTGGTTTCCAATCGAGAGCCATCTGTTTCACCTCCTTTAATAGTTTTCAGTAAATCAACGGTATGAATGCCGTATGGCATTCCCCGGGGTTGCTACGCAACCCTTTTAGTTATCGCCAATAACTATTCAGCCAGTTGACGTAAAGTTTCCTCCAAAAGCCGCTGATACCGTCCATATTCTGTCCAATTACCAGCACGTAGTGCATCCTGGCCTGCATTGAAATAACGGTTCGCCTGTTCAATGAGTCCTGGCAATGAGGTCTGGTCTGTGCTAATATCGGTTCCCACGTCAATGTCGTCAGTTGTTTCTGTTGCAGCGGTGGTTTGGAACCCTGTTCCCTGTCCGAACATCTTGACGAGTGCCTCCTCAAGAGTTTCACCCCATACGACTTCGTTCCCGTATCCGATGACGACGCGCCGTAATTCAGGAATAGCGGTTTTTTCATCTTCGGATTGTATATAGATAGGCTCAACATAAAGCAGAGAGTTATTCATCGGCAGAATCAACAGATTTCCACGTAAGACGCGGGACCCCTGCGTATTCCAGAGGCTAATCTGCTGTGAAATTTCTGGTTCTTGGCTAATAAAATTCTCCACCTGCATCGGTCCAGCGATCTGTTTCCCTTTCGGGAACCGGTAAACAAGGAGCTGCCCATATTGGGGCAAATCACATCGGGCAGCGAGCCATGCAGTAAGATTCGGTTTGTTGAGCGGTGTGAACGGCAACATTAACATGAATTCCGATTGCTCCTGCCCCGGCAGTCTGATAACGACATAATAGGGTTCAACGGGTTGCCCATTTGCCCCGGAACTTTGGGGGACCTGCTGCGGTGCGAAAGGACTCCTCGGTTGCGGAGGCGCGGAAGCCTGTCGCGTTTGGGCATCTGTATTGTCATAAAGCTCCCTGCCGATCTCCCATTTATCTTCACCTGCGTAGAAGGTTACGGGATCTTTCATGTGGTAATCCTGATAAACGCGGGCTTGGATAAGGAACATGGAGGTCGGGTATCGGATATGCGCCTTTAGCTCCTCCGGCATCTCCTCAAACGACTTGAAAAGGTTCGGGAAAATCCGTCGATAACATTCTGCGATTGGATCCTGCTCCCGCTCCATAACGTAAAAATCGACAGTGCCATCGTAAGCATCAACGACGACTTTAACAGAGTTTCGGATGTAGTTCCCCCACGGTTCAGCGTTTTGCTGTGTATCAGCAATTTGCCGCCTTCTCTCGCTGACGAATTCTCGCATGGAAACGGAATAAGGGTACCGGTGCGTGATCGTATAGGCATCAATCATCCAAACCAATCTACCGTTATGGATAATAATGTAAGGGTCTCCGTCGTATCGTAAGAAGGGTGCGATTTTTTGGATCCGGTTTTTGATGTTTCGTTCGTAGAGGATCCGACTTGTCGGTGAAATTTCACCGGGTAGCACGAAGTTAATTTCGTTATCGAACTTAAGCATGTATACCATTTTACGCCAGAAAGAGTTCAGTTGGACCCCGCCCTTTCCTTGATAGGCGTATTCGGCGTATTGTTGACCTTCCTGCGGATAGTCAAACTCAAGTCCTTGACTGCGTTCCGGATGAACGATGACATAGCGATCCGTGCGTTCACCATAATAGATACGGGGTCCCGGTGTTTCGGTGAACCGATGTTGCCACTGCTCGTCATAGTCAATTGGTGGCAATCCCTGAATGTACATGTTAGGTTTGCCATTATCAATTTCGTTGACGGGACTCACAACGGCACCGTAGCCGTGCGTGTAGGTATAGGTCTGCTTATACCAGTCATTTCTAATTTCGATTGGGAGTTCGTTGATATTGAGTTCCCGTCCAGAGAGCATTACCTGCCGAATCTCACCATCGACGACATAGCGATCGATATCGACATCGTTAAAATCATACTGTGTCCGCAATTCTTGGAGTTGTCGGAAAGTTCTGCGCAAGGGTCGCCAATCCCAGAGACGAATGCTATTGAAAACAGAAGCGTTTTCGGGACTTCTTATATCATCATAACTGAGTTGCTCTGTCAACGGGTATTCTTCTTCCGTCACAGTATTCTCAGCCAAACCATACGCCTGTAGCGTTGCTTTGATGTTGTAGTTGATATAGTCCGCCTCTAACACCTGTTTTCTGGGTTCAACCTGCCATCTCTGTATAGCGACCGGATAGACCTGTCCAAGGAATCCGGCAATCAGAAACACGGCGAATCCACCAAAAGCGAGGGTGTTGCGTTTTAAGAAGATACTAATGATGAAAATGATGGCACACAGGATTGTCAGTCCAATCAAGAAATATAAAATAGGAAGTCGCGCCTTCATTGCGGCGTATCCACCACCCCCTCGGACGACATCGTTTGTCGTGTAGAGGAGGTCAAACATAGCAAACCGGTAGTTCCATGCTCGGAAGAGGAGTGTCAACCCCACAAGCGTGAACAAATGTGCTTTCACATTGAAAGGTGGACGGAACCGAAACTGACTGGTATCTCCCGTGATTAGCCCGTGAAAAAAGTAGATGACGATCGCAAATATCGTCACCAACATAAAGATACCGAAAAGCGTTCCGCACACATAGCGTTCCGCCGGCATTCTGAAAACGTAATAGGCGACATCCTTATCAAAGATAGGATCGCGCGCGGGAGATGTCAAGAATGCTTTCTGTCCGGGTTCAATTTGAACAGGCGTATTCAAACGGATAGCATCATTCAAAATAGCTTCAACCCGTGCGTCCTGATTTGTCCCGTTTACCTGTAAGCTTATCTGATCTCCGACCCTTATATTTTTCGCTTGGAGTTCGAGTTGCGAGACAGGAATTTCGGCAGAATTGAGACTTTCTTCTACAACAATAGGCGTAGCGGCAGGGAAAGTGAGACTCTCAGCATTGGCATAGCGTAGATAGATTTCCCACCGGTCGCTGGCTGCGTAGCCCATCATGATACTAAAAAGGACGGCAAGCAGTGTGAGTGCCCCGTAAATCATTTTTCGCGTATCACCGGGATTTTCTGCGCCGCCCCCCATGAAATCCGCACCGCCCATAAAAGCCGGACTGAGATGTGCGGGTGTGAACCGATAGATTAAGGCAATGTTGGTTAGCAGGATCGCTAAATAGCAAACGCCAACAATTGCACCGATCCAGATTTTTGTTGTGAGAATTTTAGTGTAAACGCTGAAATAGTTCACTACCTCAAACCATAGGAAGTCGGGATAAAGGTTAACCCAGATGGCACCTAATCCGCCAACGACAGCGAGAATAGCGACAGTGATAATAAAGCGTTTGGTTCGTGAATCCATTTTTTAATTATTCCTTGCGGTTCGATGAGGTAGGTTGAATAACCAACGAGCCTCTCCGTAGATCCGCCCTCCATTATATTACGGGCTGCTGAGATCGAGCAAGAACCTGTGCGTAAATGTAGCGGAGCCCAGGTGCCCATAGTTTAAAATATCCGCCTGCGTGTTTTTGTGTATTGTTGCAGGCTACAATTCAGGTTTCCGACAACGGAGGAAAGCAACCAGCGTTAAACAGCTTAAAAAGCTTGCCCGAGTCCGAGATGGTACTTCATACCGGGTTCAACGCTCGTCAGATCCGTATGCCATGCTGCTGCGAAGTCTACTGAAAATACACCGAGTTGCAAACGCAGTCCAGCCCCGATTGAGGCTTTAACGTCCTTAAGGTGAATACGATTTTTATCGCGAACAAATATCTGGAAGGGATTCTCCGGTCCATATTGCCAATCCGACCAAGCCCCTCCCAAATCTGCGAAGGCAATTCCGCGTATCCCGCCAATCGTCCATTGGACGGGCCATCCGAAATGAAGCACATCTATGAACGGAATACGGACCTCGAAGTTAAGGAGTCCGATGCGTGTTCCGACTAACTCCTCATAATTATAGCCGCGTAGTGTATCAATCCCACCGAGATAAAAATAGGATCTATCACCCCCGAAACTACCACCGAGCAGTAACCGTGCTGCAAAGGTAGAACGTCTGCTGAACCCGAAATAGCGTCGGGCATCAAAAATAACATTTGTGAGTGACAATTCACTACCGAGTGCGGGGAAGGATTGCTCAAGTTCAATACGATACCGCGAACCTGTATACGGTGCCCACTCCCGCCACATCGTTGTATCTCCAACAAATGCAACGGACCCCATCGTGAGCAAGCCTCTATCGTCAAATGGATCCAAAGGTTCGCGCGTTTGGAAGTTGAAAGAGAACGGCTTCGAGTACATTGAGAACGCAAAGTCAAGTCGATGGTATCTGTCAAACGGATAATTGAGGTATGCGCCGAGTCCAGTAATCCGCTGCAGAATGCCGCGTCTTCTCTGTATACCCCCCAAGATATGGTATTCATGGTAGTTATAAATCATTGCCCCAACATCCGTTCGGTGTGTCAAAAAACCGTATTGTGCGATAAAATCCGGTGTCAGGTAGCTGGATTGGTTCATGACGCTAAGCCCGATACGATGGTTCCCTAACATGTCGCTGCCAACGACCTGGACCGTACTTCTCAGGATGCCATCCGCCCCGAAACTGAAATCCGGGAAGATCGCATCTAAAGCAAAAGAGGAGCTTGTGCTATATTTTCGTCTGGCAATCCTATAATTTTCTGGTTCTTCTTCCGTTAAAATTGCGGAGGGTTCTGCCACGCTCGAAACCTCGATTTTTTCCGCAATCGCTTTGGTAATCTCCATGATACAGACATCGTATTTTCCATTCTGGTAGGCACTAAACAGCAGATGTTTACCATCGGGAGCCAAACTTGGATTGAAACAACCTGTCATCATATTGGTAAGGCGCGTCAACTCAAGTTCCACAGGTCGAGAACCCACAGGTTCTACACTATCGTCTTCAGCAGAGACGACGGAATGGCTATCAGCGGAATCGTTATCGGTTTCCATGTTTGCCTCGCTGTGAGCGTTATCAGTTGAGGGATCTTCTGATTTAACCGAACCCTCTTTTAACTGATCACTGTTAACCGATGACGGATGACTCATTTCAAGTTTGTGTATATCGTAAATGCCCTGCCGATCTGAACAGAAAAGGATTGATTTTCCATCGGGTGTCCAACTTGGGCTGATGGCGTTATAGGTGCCATCGGTCAGCAGGCGTTCTGTCCCTTGATTGCGGTTTATCAGCACCAGTCTATTTTTCGCGCCTCGTTCGGAAGTGTAGACGATTTCGCCAGTTATTGGATGCCACGATGGATGTGTATCGTTAAATGGGTCGAAGGTAAGTCTGTCCACTTCACCCGTCAACAATTCGATTATATAGAGATCCGACTGCCCCTCTTTTAGGGCAGAAAAGATTATCCGTTCACCGCTGCCATCGTAGTCGGGTGAAATGACGTTATCGAAATCTAACTCGAAGTATTGGGTCAGTTCCTCAGTCAAAATATTGACTTCAAGGAGGTAATTTGCATCGTGATGTTTGGCGATGAATGCGATCCTGTCGCCATCAGGTGCCCAGGCGAGACTTCTCCCAAATCCACCGAAATCGGTTCGGATTTCCTCGTATTTCTCACGGAAAAACCGCTTGGTGACGCGTTCGATGCGCTTACCTGTCTTTGCGGACATCAGGACGATTTCCAGAAACCCTTCGTTTCCTGTGACGTAAGCGATAATATCGCCGCTTGGCGACCAGACAGGTTTAATGTTATGGGAGTATCGAGATTCCTCGGTAAGGTTCTTTGCGACCAGATCGGGCAATTCCCGATCCTCAATGAGGGGCCAGTAGCGTTTGCGGACTGTCTGCCGCCACGCTTTATCAAATTCCTCGAGTTCTACGCCGAGTACCTCTTGGAAAACACGGTTGATGTCCTTTGTGCGACTTTGGCGTAACCCCTGCAAAATCTCAGCGATTTTCTCTCGTCCATACGTTTCTGTGAGATACGCCACCGCTAATTGCCCTAACTTATATCCAATGTAAGGTGAACTGAGTCGGTTGAAATTGTGAAGTTGCGGTAGTGGCACGATATTGTTATTCATGCTGGCATCTCGGACGACCATCTCTCCAATCGCATCATTGTCTTCTGCAAAATAGTCCGCCATTCCCTCCATAAACCAAATTGGCGGGGAATACAGGAACTCGCCGCTATAGATACGGGCATGTGGTTTCTGGTAGATAATATCGTATTGAAAAATATGAATGAGCTCGTGAAAAATTACCTCTCGAAACGCTTCCAAGGATCCGGTGAACGGTATAACGATACGGTGTTTAAATAGCTCAGCGAAACCGCCAATCCCTTCGTGCAGTTCCTGGAGAATTATGTTGGTTTCCTGAAAGTCTTTATGGGATTTGTAAAGGATGAGGGGGGTCCTGCCTTGCAGCTCATGTTCAAAATCTTCGCTGTGCTTTTCGTAAGCTTCTTCGGCAATAGCCGCCATAATAGGCACGAGTTTCGCTTCACTTGGATAATAGTGGATGTCGAAATGCTCTGTCCGGTGAATGTGCCAATCGAAACGTTGTCCGGTAATTTTGTTTTTCCCAAAACTTTGCGACCACGCAACGCAAGGTGATAACAAGCTCAGAACAACGAGTATCAACAGGGCATGCCTGCCTACCCATCCTTTTTTCCTGCCTTCCACTTCTACCGATGCAGTTCTGTTTTTATCGTCCTTCACACTATTCACCTTTTTTATAGTTATCAGTTGTCAGTACGCTCACTACGTTCGCTTTCAGTTTTCAGTTAAGAGGTTTTCGTTTAATAAAGGTTTCCGCTTGTAGCTGATAACCGATAACTGACGACTAATTGACTAAATATCTATCTTCGCTCTCATAATGTGGAGAGATTTGGCGCGTAAATTCTGATACGGCACGTTTACCGAGTTCCCGAATCGTATTCGCTTGCGGTCCAACCTGTGAGAAAATGAACGATCCGATGGTATGTGCCTCAGCGGTGCTCCTCCGGTAGGACTCATCCCAGACGACCTGTCCGGTTTCAACATCAACAATCATTACACGGAGTGAGAGTAGATAGGTTTTCTGCATGTAATCCTGATAATCCAAGACGTAACGTTGGCGTCTCACGGAGTAGCGTTCTCCATAATAACGCCTTGGACGACTATCGGAATAAAATCGGAAACTCCCGATGATAACCGCTTTTACCTCAAAGTACTCACCGAGCTGACGCAAGTGTTTCATATCCGTCAGCCAATCTTCTTCAACGGTTTCCCCAGTGAGCATTCTCGCCGTTTCTTGTGAGCTGACGACCTCGAAATGTTTTTGGCGTGCTAAACCTCTTCGGAGTATTGAAGCGATCTCCTCACCAACCTCTGGCGGCAGTTTTTCGTTCCGTTCCACCTGTTTCTCGCTGACAAACGGTAAAACGGCAAAGTTGGAGTAGCGGGTGATGTCGATTTCAGATTGGACCTTGACCGGAATAGAGACGCGCGTCACAGCACTGCTACATCCGAAAATCGTCAACATACCTAATAGGATCCCTATCCCTTTCGCTATCTGCATCCTGTGTATCCTCGTCCAGTAGGTGGGGCGGTTCTTCTAACTGGGGTGCATCTTTATCGTCCCCTCCACTTCGCCGGAGGTGTATCCGGCACCGCCGATAGTTGAGTCTGTAGTATTTATTATTGGGTTCTAATTCGGCTGCGCGCTCATACGCCGCAATCGCCTCTTCCATATTTCCGAGTGCCTCGTAAGCGACACCGAGGTTATTATGTGCTTTAGAATCCCCTGGATCGATACTAATCACCTGCTTCCACCGGAAGACGGCTTCATTCCAGAGCTGCGCTTGCGCTGCCTTGATTGCGAATCGATTGTAAGCTTCGGTTCGCGTAACATCTCGCGATATTATAGCACATCCGGATAGCATCAAGCAGAGAAGAATAGCGATAGACGCGAGTTGACTGTATCTTAACACGGTTACCATCCTAAGATTTTGCGATATTTGGTTTGCAAACCACCATCGTATATATTACACCGTATCCGCCTTTTGCGTCAAGGGAAAAATGAGCATCTGACAATTTTCCAGTTGCATACTGTCTACTGATGTGATATACTATCTGAACCTGTTTGAGGAGCACTACCATGAATCGGAACCCATTCTGTTTCTGCCACCCTTCCACCATGGTAGGTGGATATAGGACTGGGGCTGGGAGATCTGAAATAGATAGTAAAAGTGATCTAAGCGCGAATGTTGCAAAATGGAGTTTTTATGGTACAAT from Candidatus Poribacteria bacterium includes:
- the queG gene encoding tRNA epoxyqueuosine(34) reductase QueG; the encoded protein is MKIQTHLTDPQGKIKNPQGKIKKQIHARANELGFELVGITPAAHSETITRYQQWIESGYAGEMRYLEKHLPLKTDVRRLLAEAKSVISLAMNYYTLDPSEALTQDPGRGQISRYAWGDDYHELIRERLLKLVTFIKQTAETELRTRVCVDTAPIIEREYAQKAGIGWIGKNTNLIHWRSGSWYFLAEVLIDVAFEYNLPDLRGSCGTCTRCIEACPTDAIVEPNLLDARLCISYLTIELKGSIPKALRPKVGNLIFGCDICQEVCPWNSKAVPTTERAFQPRDGNLAPELLSLVGMTQQEFSQRFKGSPIKRAKRRGFLRNVLVAIGNWGARRAVPALEGALADHEPLIRGHAAWALGKIGGKTAKRVLQTRLTVETDQGVITEIQDALTEAV
- the pheA gene encoding prephenate dehydratase, with product MDLTKYRDQINEIDDQILGLLQKRAEISKRVGAVKAETGIAEVYVPHRQKQIIERLKKRNQGKFPEAALETIWTEILSASRSLQDLERVAFLGPVGSFGHLAALSHFGTSTEFIPVHPQVEIFTEVEAGRADYGVVAIENSAHGTVRDVLERFQRTPLWICAETFQPIKQHLLSRSPLAEVRCIYSHPQPFAQCKTWLRQHLSGAEQIEVVSTSEAAQRAAQEPSAAAIASELASELYEVPIIANSIMDEPDNTTRFFVIGKHIPDPSGHDRTALFFAIPDKVGALHQALGILEQAQLNLSYLESLPSRAKPWEYIFFTEMEGHIAEERVIIAIEQLEELCRNVNVLGSYPRGTF
- a CDS encoding UPF0182 family protein, encoding MDSRTKRFIITVAILAVVGGLGAIWVNLYPDFLWFEVVNYFSVYTKILTTKIWIGAIVGVCYLAILLTNIALIYRFTPAHLSPAFMGGADFMGGGAENPGDTRKMIYGALTLLAVLFSIMMGYAASDRWEIYLRYANAESLTFPAATPIVVEESLNSAEIPVSQLELQAKNIRVGDQISLQVNGTNQDARVEAILNDAIRLNTPVQIEPGQKAFLTSPARDPIFDKDVAYYVFRMPAERYVCGTLFGIFMLVTIFAIVIYFFHGLITGDTSQFRFRPPFNVKAHLFTLVGLTLLFRAWNYRFAMFDLLYTTNDVVRGGGGYAAMKARLPILYFLIGLTILCAIIFIISIFLKRNTLAFGGFAVFLIAGFLGQVYPVAIQRWQVEPRKQVLEADYINYNIKATLQAYGLAENTVTEEEYPLTEQLSYDDIRSPENASVFNSIRLWDWRPLRRTFRQLQELRTQYDFNDVDIDRYVVDGEIRQVMLSGRELNINELPIEIRNDWYKQTYTYTHGYGAVVSPVNEIDNGKPNMYIQGLPPIDYDEQWQHRFTETPGPRIYYGERTDRYVIVHPERSQGLEFDYPQEGQQYAEYAYQGKGGVQLNSFWRKMVYMLKFDNEINFVLPGEISPTSRILYERNIKNRIQKIAPFLRYDGDPYIIIHNGRLVWMIDAYTITHRYPYSVSMREFVSERRRQIADTQQNAEPWGNYIRNSVKVVVDAYDGTVDFYVMEREQDPIAECYRRIFPNLFKSFEEMPEELKAHIRYPTSMFLIQARVYQDYHMKDPVTFYAGEDKWEIGRELYDNTDAQTRQASAPPQPRSPFAPQQVPQSSGANGQPVEPYYVVIRLPGQEQSEFMLMLPFTPLNKPNLTAWLAARCDLPQYGQLLVYRFPKGKQIAGPMQVENFISQEPEISQQISLWNTQGSRVLRGNLLILPMNNSLLYVEPIYIQSEDEKTAIPELRRVVIGYGNEVVWGETLEEALVKMFGQGTGFQTTAATETTDDIDVGTDISTDQTSLPGLIEQANRYFNAGQDALRAGNWTEYGRYQRLLEETLRQLAE
- a CDS encoding BamA/TamA family outer membrane protein; translated protein: MKDDKNRTASVEVEGRKKGWVGRHALLILVVLSLLSPCVAWSQSFGKNKITGQRFDWHIHRTEHFDIHYYPSEAKLVPIMAAIAEEAYEKHSEDFEHELQGRTPLILYKSHKDFQETNIILQELHEGIGGFAELFKHRIVIPFTGSLEAFREVIFHELIHIFQYDIIYQKPHARIYSGEFLYSPPIWFMEGMADYFAEDNDAIGEMVVRDASMNNNIVPLPQLHNFNRLSSPYIGYKLGQLAVAYLTETYGREKIAEILQGLRQSRTKDINRVFQEVLGVELEEFDKAWRQTVRKRYWPLIEDRELPDLVAKNLTEESRYSHNIKPVWSPSGDIIAYVTGNEGFLEIVLMSAKTGKRIERVTKRFFREKYEEIRTDFGGFGRSLAWAPDGDRIAFIAKHHDANYLLEVNILTEELTQYFELDFDNVISPDYDGSGERIIFSALKEGQSDLYIIELLTGEVDRLTFDPFNDTHPSWHPITGEIVYTSERGAKNRLVLINRNQGTERLLTDGTYNAISPSWTPDGKSILFCSDRQGIYDIHKLEMSHPSSVNSDQLKEGSVKSEDPSTDNAHSEANMETDNDSADSHSVVSAEDDSVEPVGSRPVELELTRLTNMMTGCFNPSLAPDGKHLLFSAYQNGKYDVCIMEITKAIAEKIEVSSVAEPSAILTEEEPENYRIARRKYSTSSSFALDAIFPDFSFGADGILRSTVQVVGSDMLGNHRIGLSVMNQSSYLTPDFIAQYGFLTHRTDVGAMIYNYHEYHILGGIQRRRGILQRITGLGAYLNYPFDRYHRLDFAFSMYSKPFSFNFQTREPLDPFDDRGLLTMGSVAFVGDTTMWREWAPYTGSRYRIELEQSFPALGSELSLTNVIFDARRYFGFSRRSTFAARLLLGGSFGGDRSYFYLGGIDTLRGYNYEELVGTRIGLLNFEVRIPFIDVLHFGWPVQWTIGGIRGIAFADLGGAWSDWQYGPENPFQIFVRDKNRIHLKDVKASIGAGLRLQLGVFSVDFAAAWHTDLTSVEPGMKYHLGLGQAF
- a CDS encoding tetratricopeptide repeat protein — its product is MVTVLRYSQLASIAILLCLMLSGCAIISRDVTRTEAYNRFAIKAAQAQLWNEAVFRWKQVISIDPGDSKAHNNLGVAYEALGNMEEAIAAYERAAELEPNNKYYRLNYRRCRIHLRRSGGDDKDAPQLEEPPHLLDEDTQDADSERDRDPIRYVDDFRM